A single genomic interval of Flavihumibacter rivuli harbors:
- the nuoE gene encoding NADH-quinone oxidoreductase subunit NuoE, with protein MVKFSEEKLAKVKEIIARYPEGKQKSALIPVLHLAQEEYGWLSAETMDYVASLLQLESIEVYEVATFYSMFNLKPVGKYMFEVCQTGPCMLRGSDDIIDYIKQRLGIGVGETTPDGLFTLKTVECLGACGYAPMMQLGKHYREHLTKEKVDQIIEECRKAAGALN; from the coding sequence ATGGTAAAATTTTCTGAAGAGAAACTGGCCAAGGTAAAGGAGATCATTGCCCGCTATCCGGAAGGGAAGCAGAAGAGTGCATTGATCCCTGTATTGCACCTTGCCCAGGAAGAGTATGGATGGCTGAGTGCTGAAACAATGGATTATGTTGCCAGCCTCCTGCAGTTGGAGTCCATCGAGGTATACGAGGTGGCTACCTTCTATTCCATGTTCAACCTGAAGCCGGTAGGAAAATATATGTTCGAGGTTTGCCAGACCGGTCCTTGCATGCTGAGGGGAAGTGATGATATCATTGACTATATCAAGCAGCGTTTAGGCATCGGCGTTGGTGAGACGACTCCTGATGGGTTGTTTACCCTGAAGACCGTAGAATGCCTGGGTGCCTGTGGCTATGCGCCGATGATGCAGTTGGGTAAGCACTACCGTGAACACCTGACAAAGGAGAAAGTGGACCAGATCATCGAGGAGTGCAGGAAAGCTGCCGGGGCCTTGAATTGA
- a CDS encoding GxxExxY protein, translated as MENEISNIIIREALHIHKALGPGLLENVYKECLGHRLQQCGLDVRKEVPMPVYFDGFKMDCGYRIDLIIENIVLIEIKRVEELADIHKAQVLTYLRLSGIKLGLLINFNELYLKEGIKRIVNGL; from the coding sequence ATGGAAAATGAAATTTCAAATATCATCATCCGGGAGGCTTTACATATTCATAAGGCATTAGGGCCCGGACTATTGGAGAACGTTTATAAGGAATGCCTTGGTCACCGACTGCAGCAATGTGGTTTGGATGTACGTAAGGAAGTTCCAATGCCGGTATACTTTGATGGATTTAAAATGGATTGTGGGTATAGGATCGATTTGATCATTGAGAACATAGTACTTATTGAAATAAAGCGTGTTGAGGAATTAGCGGATATCCATAAGGCACAGGTGCTAACCTACCTGAGGTTGAGTGGAATTAAGCTTGGACTTTTGATCAACTTCAACGAGTTATACCTGAAAGAAGGGATCAAAAGGATTGTGAACGGTTTGTAG
- the nuoH gene encoding NADH-quinone oxidoreductase subunit NuoH, producing the protein MFLLEIDLIFLLEKAILIGGIITVSLLIAMYSTWAERKVAAFMQDRIGPNRAGPGGLLQPLADGVKLFMKEEIIPNASNKFLFVLGPALAMMTAMMTSAVIPWGGKIEVFGRSVDLQIADINIGILYIFGVVSMGVYGIMIGGWASNNKFSLLAALRGASQMISYELAMGLSIIALLMLTGSLSMKTIVEQQVVGLWNIVYQPLGFLIFMICAFAECNRTPFDLPEAENELNFGYHQEYSSMKLGFYLFAEYINMFISSAVMATLYFGGYDIPFVNDANLANSIGVNGVAALQGLSLFAKVVGFIFFFMWVRWTIPRFRYDQLMNLGWKGLIPLALLNMLVTGALVLLKQNGWQF; encoded by the coding sequence ATGTTTTTACTGGAAATAGACCTGATCTTTTTGCTGGAGAAGGCCATCCTGATCGGTGGCATTATCACCGTATCGCTCCTGATCGCCATGTACTCAACATGGGCAGAGCGTAAGGTGGCAGCTTTCATGCAGGACCGTATTGGTCCCAACCGTGCGGGTCCCGGTGGATTATTGCAACCCCTGGCCGATGGTGTGAAGTTGTTCATGAAGGAAGAGATCATCCCCAATGCCTCCAACAAGTTCCTTTTCGTATTGGGACCTGCATTGGCCATGATGACCGCCATGATGACCAGTGCCGTTATTCCCTGGGGCGGAAAGATCGAGGTATTTGGTAGGAGTGTAGACCTGCAGATCGCTGATATCAATATTGGTATCCTTTACATCTTTGGTGTGGTGAGCATGGGTGTGTATGGTATCATGATCGGTGGTTGGGCTTCCAACAACAAATTCTCCCTGCTGGCTGCACTGCGCGGTGCTTCACAGATGATCTCCTACGAACTGGCGATGGGCCTTTCCATCATCGCACTGTTGATGCTGACCGGTTCCCTGAGCATGAAGACCATCGTTGAGCAGCAGGTAGTCGGTCTCTGGAATATTGTTTACCAGCCACTGGGCTTCCTGATCTTCATGATCTGTGCCTTTGCTGAATGTAACCGTACACCATTCGACCTTCCTGAAGCGGAGAACGAATTGAACTTTGGTTACCACCAGGAATATTCATCCATGAAGCTGGGCTTTTACCTTTTTGCTGAATACATCAACATGTTCATCAGCAGCGCAGTAATGGCAACCCTTTATTTCGGTGGGTATGATATCCCATTCGTGAACGATGCCAACCTGGCCAATAGCATAGGTGTGAACGGAGTGGCTGCCCTTCAGGGTCTGTCGCTGTTCGCTAAAGTGGTAGGCTTCATCTTCTTTTTCATGTGGGTGCGCTGGACCATCCCGCGCTTCCGCTATGACCAGCTGATGAACTTGGGTTGGAAAGGATTGATACCGCTGGCCCTGTTGAATATGCTGGTGACCGGAGCCCTGGTACTGCTGAAGCAGAATGGATGGCAGTTCTGA
- a CDS encoding NADH-quinone oxidoreductase subunit B produces MARPVQYNVKNEGGKVITVAEMPEGYQGEGFFAAKLSDVVGLARKNSIWPLPFATSCCGIEFMATMASHYDLARFGAERVGFSPRQCDLLMVMGTIAKKMAPVVKQVYLQMAEPRWVIAVGACASSGGIFDTYSVLQGIDQVVPVDVYVPGCPPRPEAILDGFMKIQELVGKEDLRRRNSDRYKALLESYGIQ; encoded by the coding sequence ATGGCACGTCCGGTTCAATATAACGTTAAGAATGAAGGTGGTAAGGTGATCACCGTGGCCGAAATGCCCGAAGGTTACCAGGGCGAAGGCTTCTTTGCCGCCAAATTGAGTGATGTGGTAGGCCTGGCCCGTAAGAACTCCATCTGGCCCCTGCCTTTTGCTACCTCCTGCTGTGGTATCGAATTCATGGCTACCATGGCCTCGCACTATGACCTCGCCCGTTTTGGCGCGGAAAGGGTAGGTTTTTCTCCCCGCCAGTGTGACCTCCTGATGGTAATGGGTACCATCGCCAAGAAAATGGCTCCCGTTGTGAAGCAGGTTTACCTCCAGATGGCAGAACCCCGCTGGGTGATCGCCGTTGGCGCCTGCGCTTCTTCCGGTGGTATTTTCGATACTTACAGTGTATTGCAGGGCATTGACCAGGTGGTACCTGTTGACGTATATGTTCCCGGTTGTCCTCCCCGCCCTGAGGCCATCCTCGATGGATTCATGAAGATCCAGGAACTGGTAGGAAAAGAGGACCTGCGGAGAAGGAATAGTGACCGATACAAGGCTTTGTTGGAAAGCTATGGTATCCAATAA
- the nuoF gene encoding NADH-quinone oxidoreductase subunit NuoF, translating into MGVKLLLEKAHVEGIRSYEVYRREGGYRSVEKALKSMSPDAVTEEVKKSGLRGRGGAGFPTGMKWSFLAKPEGVPRHLVCNADESEPGTFKDRYLMEFIPHLLIEGLIVASYALGSNATYIYIRGEYAWIPDILEQAIAEAKANGWLGKNILGSGFDCEIYVQRGAGAYICGEETALIESLEGKRGNPRIKPPFPAVKGVWDRPTVVNNVETLAAVVPIINMGGEEYAKIGVGRSTGTKLISACGNINKPGVYEIDMTISVEEFIFSDEYCGGIPNGKRLKACIPGGSSVPILPANLLLKTAKGETRYMNYESLSDGGFATGSMMGSGGFIVLDEDQCVVRNTYTLARFYRHESCGQCSPCREGTGWMEKILKNIEMGKGKMSDIDLLWDIQRKIEGNTICPLGDAAAWPVAAAIRHFRDEFEWHVNNPQECLTRNYGLAHYADPIHVPVA; encoded by the coding sequence ATGGGAGTTAAACTATTACTGGAGAAAGCACATGTTGAAGGCATCCGCTCTTACGAAGTTTACCGTCGTGAGGGAGGATATCGTAGTGTTGAAAAGGCACTGAAAAGCATGAGTCCCGATGCGGTTACCGAAGAAGTGAAGAAGAGCGGTCTGCGTGGTCGCGGTGGTGCAGGTTTCCCTACCGGGATGAAGTGGAGCTTCCTGGCCAAGCCGGAAGGTGTTCCCCGTCACCTGGTATGTAATGCCGATGAATCAGAGCCTGGTACCTTCAAGGACAGGTACCTGATGGAATTCATTCCCCACCTGCTCATCGAAGGCCTGATCGTAGCTTCCTATGCCCTGGGTTCCAATGCTACCTATATCTATATCCGTGGTGAGTATGCCTGGATCCCTGATATCCTGGAGCAGGCCATTGCCGAGGCTAAGGCCAACGGTTGGCTGGGTAAGAATATCCTGGGCTCCGGTTTTGACTGTGAGATCTATGTGCAGCGTGGTGCTGGTGCTTATATCTGCGGTGAAGAGACAGCCCTGATCGAATCCCTGGAGGGCAAGCGCGGTAACCCGCGTATCAAGCCGCCCTTCCCGGCCGTGAAAGGTGTATGGGACCGTCCGACCGTGGTGAACAATGTGGAGACTCTTGCTGCGGTAGTGCCTATCATCAATATGGGCGGTGAAGAATATGCCAAGATCGGAGTGGGCCGTTCTACCGGTACCAAGCTGATCTCTGCTTGTGGTAATATCAACAAGCCCGGCGTTTATGAGATCGACATGACCATTTCTGTTGAAGAGTTCATCTTCAGCGATGAATATTGCGGTGGTATCCCCAATGGCAAGCGACTGAAAGCTTGTATCCCTGGTGGTTCTTCCGTGCCCATCCTGCCTGCCAACCTCTTGTTGAAGACAGCGAAGGGTGAGACCCGTTACATGAACTACGAAAGTCTCAGCGATGGTGGCTTTGCAACCGGTTCCATGATGGGTTCCGGTGGGTTCATTGTACTGGATGAAGACCAGTGCGTGGTGCGCAACACCTATACCTTGGCGCGCTTCTATCGTCACGAGAGCTGTGGCCAATGTTCTCCTTGCCGTGAGGGTACCGGTTGGATGGAGAAGATCCTGAAGAATATTGAAATGGGTAAGGGTAAGATGAGTGATATCGACCTGTTGTGGGATATCCAGCGCAAGATCGAGGGTAATACCATTTGTCCGCTGGGTGACGCTGCTGCATGGCCCGTGGCCGCAGCCATCCGTCACTTCCGTGATGAGTTCGAGTGGCACGTGAATAACCCGCAGGAATGCCTGACCCGCAACTACGGACTGGCACACTACGCGGACCCGATCCATGTGCCGGTGGCTTAA
- a CDS encoding NADH-quinone oxidoreductase subunit A: protein MNLFLLQAATSASNSASNYLPIALQLLFAIGFVALTLGLTHLLGPSRKTADKLENFESGIEAVGNARQPVAIKYFLVAILFVLFDVEVIFFYPYAVNFRELGWNGFLAVLMFVGFFLCGFFYILKKGALNWED from the coding sequence ATGAATCTTTTCTTGTTACAAGCAGCAACATCAGCTTCCAATTCGGCCTCCAACTACCTGCCCATCGCCCTGCAATTGCTTTTCGCAATCGGTTTTGTGGCCCTGACACTGGGACTGACCCACCTGCTGGGACCTTCCCGTAAGACCGCAGACAAGCTGGAGAACTTTGAGAGTGGTATCGAAGCGGTGGGTAACGCCCGCCAACCGGTGGCCATCAAGTACTTCCTGGTTGCCATCCTTTTTGTGCTGTTCGATGTGGAAGTGATCTTTTTCTATCCTTATGCCGTGAATTTCCGGGAATTGGGCTGGAATGGATTCCTGGCCGTCCTGATGTTCGTGGGCTTTTTCCTCTGCGGTTTCTTCTATATCCTGAAGAAAGGCGCACTGAATTGGGAAGACTAA
- a CDS encoding NADH-quinone oxidoreductase subunit J family protein, with product MSITEILFWFLTVMALGSAMLVITSKNPVYSVLFLIATFFAISGHYILLNAQFLAIVNLIVYAGAIMVLFLFVIMLMNLNTETEPQKNKWLKLAGTIAGGCLLLVMVAALKDADTKNSIALMNKGDIGLIQNLGKTLFNDYVVPFEISSILFLSAMVGAVVLGKKE from the coding sequence ATGAGTATCACTGAAATATTATTCTGGTTTCTTACAGTAATGGCACTGGGTAGCGCAATGTTGGTGATCACCAGCAAGAACCCTGTTTACAGCGTTCTGTTCCTGATCGCTACCTTCTTCGCCATTTCCGGGCATTACATCCTGCTCAATGCCCAGTTCCTGGCAATCGTTAACCTGATCGTGTACGCAGGGGCCATCATGGTACTCTTCCTGTTCGTGATCATGTTGATGAACCTCAATACCGAAACTGAACCCCAAAAGAATAAGTGGTTGAAACTGGCCGGTACCATTGCAGGCGGATGCCTCCTCCTGGTAATGGTTGCTGCCCTGAAGGATGCCGATACCAAGAACAGCATAGCCCTGATGAACAAGGGTGACATTGGACTTATCCAGAACCTGGGTAAGACCCTTTTCAATGACTATGTGGTTCCATTCGAGATCAGCAGCATCCTCTTCCTGAGTGCTATGGTAGGTGCCGTGGTACTGGGTAAGAAAGAGTGA
- a CDS encoding NADH-quinone oxidoreductase subunit D, translating into MSELIQKHGQHIKLPEGSIEKQTTTLNLGPTHPATHGVFQNILEVDGERIVSAEQTVGYIHRAFEKIAERRPLYQITPLTDRLNYCSSPINNMGWHMTCEKLLGVKTPKRVDYLRVIIMELARIADHLICNSIVGVDTGAFTGFLYVMQYRELIYEIYEEICGSRLTTNIGRIGGFERNFTNTAFEKLERFLREYPGVLKEFEGLFQRNRIFMERTIGSGAISAERALNYGFTGPNLRAAGVDYDVRVHTPYSSYEDFNFEIPVGSTGDNYDRWLVRNAEMWQSLNIIEQAYQKVQEFKGAEAEVYHADVPEYYLPEKKDVYTKMEALIWHFKIIMGEIDMPKGEVYHSVEGANGELGFYLISDGGRAPYRLHFRRPCFIYYQAYSELTKGAMLSDAIITMSSLNLIAGELDA; encoded by the coding sequence ATGTCTGAGTTAATACAAAAACACGGCCAACACATCAAGCTGCCGGAAGGCTCCATTGAGAAGCAAACCACCACGCTGAACCTGGGTCCAACCCACCCGGCCACACACGGCGTATTCCAGAACATCCTGGAAGTGGACGGGGAGCGTATCGTTTCCGCAGAACAGACTGTAGGCTATATCCACCGTGCGTTTGAGAAGATAGCAGAACGCAGGCCCTTGTACCAGATCACACCGCTCACAGACCGTCTCAATTATTGTTCTTCACCCATCAACAACATGGGCTGGCACATGACCTGTGAAAAGTTGCTGGGCGTGAAAACTCCCAAGCGCGTTGATTACCTGCGTGTGATCATTATGGAACTGGCCCGTATTGCCGACCACCTCATCTGTAACTCCATCGTGGGTGTGGATACCGGTGCCTTTACCGGCTTCCTCTACGTGATGCAGTACCGCGAGTTGATCTATGAGATTTATGAAGAAATCTGTGGCAGCCGCCTGACCACCAATATTGGCCGTATCGGTGGTTTCGAACGCAATTTCACCAATACCGCCTTCGAAAAGCTGGAGCGCTTCCTGCGTGAATACCCCGGCGTATTGAAGGAGTTTGAAGGACTGTTCCAGCGCAACAGGATCTTCATGGAAAGGACCATTGGCAGTGGTGCCATCAGCGCCGAAAGGGCCCTGAACTATGGCTTCACCGGTCCAAACCTCCGCGCTGCCGGTGTGGACTACGATGTTCGTGTTCATACCCCTTATTCTTCTTACGAAGATTTCAATTTCGAGATACCCGTTGGTTCCACCGGTGACAACTACGATCGCTGGCTGGTGCGCAACGCCGAGATGTGGCAGAGCCTGAACATCATTGAACAGGCCTACCAGAAGGTCCAGGAATTCAAGGGGGCAGAAGCTGAGGTGTACCATGCTGATGTGCCTGAGTATTACCTGCCTGAGAAGAAGGACGTGTACACAAAGATGGAAGCCCTTATCTGGCATTTCAAGATCATCATGGGTGAGATCGATATGCCAAAAGGAGAAGTGTACCACAGTGTGGAAGGGGCGAATGGTGAGCTGGGCTTCTACCTGATCAGTGATGGGGGAAGGGCACCGTACCGCCTGCATTTCAGGAGGCCCTGCTTTATCTATTACCAGGCCTATTCTGAACTGACCAAGGGAGCTATGCTGAGTGATGCCATCATCACCATGAGTAGCTTGAACCTGATCGCGGGTGAACTGGATGCTTAA
- the nuoI gene encoding NADH-quinone oxidoreductase subunit NuoI yields MQALTNRSKAVDRKPMTIWDKMYIPAIAKGMGVTLTHFFKKKATIKYPEEKRPFSPVFRGLHILNRDEEGRERCTACGLCAVACPAEAITMEAAERQPGEEHLYREEKYAAKYEINMLRCIFCGLCEEACPKDAIYLSETFAPANFARQTFIYGKNDLLIPDPKTEPELYQKAVGERGRKA; encoded by the coding sequence ATGCAAGCACTAACTAACAGATCAAAAGCTGTTGACCGCAAGCCGATGACCATCTGGGATAAGATGTACATTCCGGCTATCGCGAAAGGTATGGGTGTAACCCTTACCCACTTCTTCAAGAAGAAGGCTACCATCAAGTACCCTGAAGAAAAGCGTCCATTCAGCCCCGTGTTCCGTGGCCTGCATATCCTGAACCGTGACGAGGAGGGAAGGGAGCGTTGCACTGCTTGTGGACTCTGTGCAGTGGCCTGTCCTGCTGAAGCCATTACCATGGAAGCAGCGGAACGCCAGCCGGGTGAAGAGCACCTGTACCGTGAAGAGAAGTATGCCGCCAAGTATGAGATCAATATGCTGCGCTGCATCTTCTGCGGACTCTGTGAGGAAGCCTGTCCCAAGGACGCCATCTACCTGAGTGAGACATTTGCCCCGGCCAACTTTGCCAGGCAGACCTTCATTTATGGTAAGAACGACCTGTTGATCCCGGATCCCAAGACAGAACCCGAATTGTACCAGAAAGCGGTAGGAGAGAGGGGCCGTAAAGCGTAA
- a CDS encoding nuclear transport factor 2 family protein, protein MKKLFLIIVLFVVGSGAFAQADSVSLKDAVMRLNQALVNKDSSALRALLHNKCSYGHSNGWIETKEEAIADMFNGVLTYHKIDQGPLKVTIEEETGIVRTDVSVNVTRNGQNNDFKLHVLQVWVYKKKKGWQLLGRQTTRI, encoded by the coding sequence ATGAAAAAGCTCTTTCTAATAATTGTCCTGTTTGTTGTGGGTTCGGGTGCTTTCGCACAGGCAGATTCTGTAAGCCTGAAGGATGCCGTAATGCGTTTGAACCAGGCCCTGGTAAACAAGGATTCTTCCGCCCTGAGGGCCCTGTTGCACAACAAATGCAGCTACGGCCACTCCAATGGCTGGATTGAAACCAAGGAAGAGGCGATCGCTGATATGTTCAATGGGGTGTTGACCTATCATAAGATCGACCAGGGGCCATTGAAGGTGACCATTGAAGAAGAAACAGGTATCGTTCGCACGGACGTTTCAGTAAATGTGACGCGTAACGGACAGAATAATGATTTTAAGCTGCATGTCCTGCAGGTGTGGGTGTACAAGAAAAAGAAGGGATGGCAGTTGCTGGGCAGGCAGACAACCAGGATTTAA
- a CDS encoding NADH-quinone oxidoreductase subunit C yields MSMTNEYIQERLVNQFGEAISNIEAPYGMFSFEVPKEMNLKVMQFLFDDDQLKFRFLTDICAVHYPDDKGRELAVVYHLHNLEDNVRIRMKVFTDINQPDVFTATSLFSTANWMERETYDFYGVNFVGHPNLKRILNVDEMDYFPLRKEFPLEDQTRIDKDDEMFGRGGSIR; encoded by the coding sequence ATGAGTATGACGAACGAATACATCCAGGAACGTTTGGTGAATCAATTTGGGGAGGCTATCTCCAATATTGAAGCTCCTTATGGCATGTTCAGCTTCGAGGTTCCCAAGGAAATGAACCTGAAGGTGATGCAGTTTTTATTCGATGATGACCAATTGAAGTTTCGTTTCCTTACCGATATCTGCGCGGTCCACTACCCCGATGATAAAGGAAGGGAACTGGCTGTTGTCTACCACCTCCATAACCTGGAGGATAATGTGCGGATCAGGATGAAGGTCTTCACCGACATCAACCAGCCGGATGTATTTACTGCTACCAGTTTGTTCTCTACTGCCAACTGGATGGAGCGTGAAACCTATGATTTCTATGGGGTGAACTTCGTGGGGCATCCTAACCTGAAGCGCATCCTGAATGTGGACGAAATGGATTATTTCCCCCTGAGGAAGGAGTTTCCCCTGGAAGACCAGACCCGTATCGATAAGGATGACGAGATGTTTGGCAGGGGAGGAAGCATCAGGTAA
- the nuoK gene encoding NADH-quinone oxidoreductase subunit NuoK, translating into MPINLYIFLALALFSIGVIGVLTRRNAIIIFMCIELMLNAVNLLLVAFSKMHLADGANPAVNVATNGTDGQLFVFFIMVVAAAEVTVGLAIIVMMYRNIHSVDVNFLNRLKN; encoded by the coding sequence ATGCCTATTAACTTGTACATATTCCTTGCGCTGGCACTGTTCTCCATTGGAGTGATCGGTGTATTGACCCGTCGCAATGCCATCATCATCTTCATGTGTATTGAATTGATGCTGAATGCCGTTAACCTGTTGTTGGTGGCCTTTTCCAAAATGCACCTGGCCGATGGGGCCAACCCTGCCGTGAACGTGGCAACCAACGGTACGGATGGCCAGCTCTTCGTGTTCTTCATTATGGTGGTAGCGGCTGCTGAAGTGACGGTTGGACTCGCCATCATTGTGATGATGTACCGAAATATCCATTCCGTGGATGTGAATTTCTTAAACCGATTGAAAAACTAA
- a CDS encoding 2Fe-2S iron-sulfur cluster-binding protein — protein MSEEKKLFKVTIDNITVEVEPGTTILNAARQIGGDVTPPAMCYYSKLKNSGGKCRTCLVEVAAGSTADPRPMPKLVASCRTTVMDGMVVKNITSDRVLDARAGVVEFLLLNHPLDCPICDQAGECHLQDLSYEHGKEGTRYEFNRRTFKKHDLGPYIQLHMTRCILCYRCVFTADQLTEKRVHGVLDRGDHAEIATYIEKALDNDFIGNVIDVCPVGALTDKTFRFKNRVWFTKPVDAHRDCPKCSGEVQLWMRGDEVYRVTARKDEWGEVKDTTDGKPGWICNECRFDKKKVSDWVIEGPSHVSRHSVISQGHYEHLKVPRETMPEVMGGRSPKLLMDIHSVSEVNRPEIELSKLDGPATSAVFKKKNEEK, from the coding sequence ATGTCAGAAGAGAAAAAATTATTCAAGGTAACAATCGACAACATCACCGTTGAGGTGGAGCCGGGAACTACTATCCTGAACGCTGCCAGGCAGATCGGTGGCGATGTTACCCCGCCGGCCATGTGCTATTACAGCAAGCTGAAGAACAGTGGTGGTAAGTGCCGTACCTGCCTGGTTGAAGTAGCCGCAGGTTCAACTGCTGACCCACGTCCCATGCCCAAGCTGGTAGCCAGCTGCCGCACCACGGTAATGGATGGCATGGTGGTGAAGAACATCACCAGCGACCGCGTACTCGATGCACGCGCCGGCGTTGTGGAATTCCTGTTGCTGAACCATCCGCTGGATTGCCCCATTTGCGACCAGGCTGGTGAGTGCCACCTGCAGGACCTGAGCTACGAGCACGGCAAGGAAGGCACCCGCTATGAGTTCAACCGCCGTACCTTCAAGAAGCATGACCTGGGTCCCTATATCCAGCTGCACATGACCCGTTGTATCCTTTGCTACCGCTGCGTGTTCACAGCCGACCAGCTGACAGAGAAGCGCGTACACGGAGTTCTGGACCGCGGCGACCACGCAGAGATCGCAACCTATATTGAGAAAGCGCTCGATAACGACTTCATCGGTAACGTGATCGATGTATGCCCTGTTGGCGCCCTCACCGATAAGACCTTCCGCTTCAAGAACCGCGTATGGTTCACCAAGCCCGTTGATGCCCACCGCGACTGTCCCAAGTGCAGCGGCGAGGTGCAGCTGTGGATGAGGGGCGATGAAGTATACCGCGTAACTGCCCGCAAGGACGAATGGGGTGAAGTGAAAGATACTACCGATGGCAAACCCGGATGGATCTGTAACGAATGCCGCTTCGATAAGAAGAAAGTGAGCGACTGGGTGATCGAAGGTCCTTCCCATGTGAGCCGTCACTCCGTGATCTCACAAGGTCACTATGAGCACCTGAAAGTACCCAGGGAAACCATGCCCGAAGTGATGGGCGGCAGGTCACCCAAGCTGCTGATGGACATCCACAGCGTGAGTGAGGTGAACAGGCCGGAGATCGAATTATCGAAACTGGATGGCCCCGCCACCAGCGCCGTGTTCAAAAAGAAGAACGAAGAGAAATAA